CCTGCGCCACTCCAAGAAGAGGGAGGAGATCGGGACCGTCGCGGGGGAGCTCGTGGGCATCACCAAACTCTCCAAGGACACACTGTCCCGCATGGTCGAGTACATGAACGCCGAGAAGGCGGTCCAGCCGAAGATGGAATACGAGGTCGCGATGACCTACGTGTCCACCCACGGCAGCGGCATCCACGTCCGCACAGTGGAACACTACGTCTGGTGCGAGATCGACTGCGAGGACCACCTCAAGCGCGCCCTGGGAACGGTCTATCCCCATGTGAAGGAGAACGAGTCCCTCATGGATGTCCGCAGGGAGGTCCTTCTGAACCCCGGTCCGGCCACCACCACCGACGGTGTGAAGTATGCCCAGGTCCAGGCCGATATCTGTCCCCGCGAGAACGAGTTCGGGGACGTGGTCGAGTGGGTCGCGGACGAGCTGGCACTTATGGCAGGTAAGCCCGGACGCGTCGAGACGGTGCTGTTCGGAGGATCCGGAACCGCCGGCGATGAGGCCATGATATCATCCTGTGTCCCAGATTCCGGAAAGCTGCTGATTGTCGACAACGGCGCATACGGGAAGAGGATGGCAAAGATGGCCGAGATCTACGGCCTTGATTTCGAAGTGTACCACAGCGACGGGGTCAACCGTCTCGACATCCCGGACATCGAGAAGAGGCTGGTCGACGGGAAGTTCACCCATTTCGCAGTCATCTATCACGAGACCACGACCGGCATCCTCAATCCAGTGCCGCAGCTCTGCAGGTTCTGCCACTCCAAGGGCATCGTTACCATCGTGGATGCCGTCAGCGCGTTCGCCGCCGTACCCATCGACATGGACGAGGACTGCATCGATTTTATGGCCTCAACCTCCAACAAGAACATCCAGGGGATGGCTGGCATCGCGTTCGTGTTCTGCAGGAAGGATGCGCTCGAGGCGATCAAGGATTACCCGATGCGCAACTACTACCTCAACATCTACGATCAGAACGCCTACT
This is a stretch of genomic DNA from Thermoplasmatales archaeon BRNA1. It encodes these proteins:
- a CDS encoding 2-aminoethylphosphonate aminotransferase, producing MIRQAVIMAGGLGSRLKDRTATMPKGFLEIDGMAIVESSVRKLIWAGVEEIIIGTGHCSEYYEKLAEKYSCITLAHNPDYANTGSMGTLACCAEKVYGEFLLLESDLVYDRIGLFVLVNDCHSDVILASGKTGSGDEVYLETDADGNLLRHSKKREEIGTVAGELVGITKLSKDTLSRMVEYMNAEKAVQPKMEYEVAMTYVSTHGSGIHVRTVEHYVWCEIDCEDHLKRALGTVYPHVKENESLMDVRREVLLNPGPATTTDGVKYAQVQADICPRENEFGDVVEWVADELALMAGKPGRVETVLFGGSGTAGDEAMISSCVPDSGKLLIVDNGAYGKRMAKMAEIYGLDFEVYHSDGVNRLDIPDIEKRLVDGKFTHFAVIYHETTTGILNPVPQLCRFCHSKGIVTIVDAVSAFAAVPIDMDEDCIDFMASTSNKNIQGMAGIAFVFCRKDALEAIKDYPMRNYYLNIYDQNAYFQKTHQMRFTPPVQTFYALRQAIIETKLETIEGRYARYTECWHILMDAVKKLGLRSIVSEEEQSHLIISIENPSSEKYDFNTLHDLARSRGFTIYPGKMSTLPTFRIANIGDIRPEEMAEFTKILGEYVKTL